Proteins from a genomic interval of Oncorhynchus gorbuscha isolate QuinsamMale2020 ecotype Even-year unplaced genomic scaffold, OgorEven_v1.0 Un_scaffold_831, whole genome shotgun sequence:
- the ppl gene encoding periplakin isoform X3 gives MKQLRVRLRKLREDHDRIYHLTRSEGLPSVNWGRIIEEKQGNLSNKGFGQDLPTIENEVEEHNIFHSEVEALAPHISASDDKDSASALQLKYNKLLASSSARQRHLLSLRDYMQRCTNELYWMDQQAGERINYDWSDTNLDYPARHRQYENFISKCLESKEATVTKLNDDGDKLIAANHPGKNVIEAHMEAVHADWKEYLNLLICEENHLKHMDEYHKFHKEARDTQDLLKRMDKEVDQKYKPEFKDMYQMESLIRDLDDQAKAMDHFDERVKALEKRSLQVLPLQFRRNTPQKLLPVEALCEFDTDEGQILRGERYTLLSNKGPKWEVKDAAGRKLTAPGACFMVPPTDPESVAVSNSLAGQQKGIKMKVSGSKTTLVKRLEELKKDGSAGSDKEEQQCRQLMAGLDKVTSDLDKQEKAIYSRVRPPLEQTRPLQDSADRLQDVKDIAAVVRKIEPEKSSKVREAETFLTSNPKCASAPQLNGKVNEANNKYDKINLLLKCSEDKLQNSNRLENSLQNGKSLLSSYENKLAREEVAPADISSLEKTQRQLADIASELKTKRSAVTETEANLRAAKGSCDTMATKLQEHCPDIERQEGEVRRLNKRYDNLNRQIDTRTQSLQRAKTSYSNYRSDYDNLNNWLSRVPNYEPTEKDNLSQVETKLENQKNLLSDIKKKESELNNVSKNAQLYQQAVKDYENDTEKFKSILDLEDGLVPQTYKRSRLESPALRVKEEESAIEAKFTEVNAVNKQRMANLQFAQGLMNQQSDVIVSNNVQQVRSAAPGEESWRIESQLKDEIQRREQLEKDLEKIQTDIYMLEGQKPEDTVVKKEIIKKVPDPTLVDEVHNVRQKLSDETRVTRAMDNELEALRLKLRGIETEIKEGAQQYTVKEVLRIERDRGQEEEVRRLREELEELRRRKTIKDNEVIQITKQVTLLAQQKSKEQEVITEEEVIKVQNDPQLENEYRILLDRKQKEQEGRKQLEDELRFLQDKLRRLEKEKSMAEEKISIKEVLKVEKDIAFEREVENLRMQHEDEKAKHRSSQRERADLQRKISSLEEEKSRVIVQEKVREIVRPDPKAEAEVANLRMELVEHQRRYRDADQQLKSHQDELKMLRNRGPQIEIKEIIKEVIKYKTDPQTERELEKLRNEIVDKTYQTEKSEMEIRQLRDEIQRWKDTKPQVQIKEVVNEVLEYKENPKTKEEIEILKRKLADEQKKRLDLERERSANEEKIRLRKIDLSQVREKVVQQEVVKMEEDPLLRSECSTFTQSINNEQRQRETLKEELFQLQRQKANLDAQLEELERERRARRDAELEIQRLRVRLNEMEVRDKENRERVTVKQMVVLQQDPQQEKEHSILKLQVEEERHKRTLLEKELNVLLEQQVTLERMVVKEKVVRTETIQVEKDPEAELEIEKMTRTLEQEKRRRLELDQELGSLKSRLSDMEFTNTKSSKELDYIRDESSRLQQENQRLQNDIRRLQSEIQITSTETRSISNSAPMESGKNLELRLDSLQRELAELKAITSQKDEEIEKLQKSLSAIQIKREQRESHLRRSIVVIDPDSGKEMRPEEAYKLGLIDWKMFVNLQSQECDWEEISVKGPKGESSVLHDRKSGKKFSIEDALRAGNITNRQLQQYHDKEITIQEFGVMVSGKTK, from the exons ATGAAGCAGCTGAGAGTGAGACTCAGGAAGCTGAGAGAGGACCACGACCGCATCTACCACCTGACCCGTTCTGAGGGCCTGCCGAGCGTCAACTGGGGCAGGATCATTGAGGAAAAACAG GGCAACCTGAGCAACAAGGGTTTTGGTCAGGACCTGCCCACCATAGAGAACGAGGTGGAGGAACACAACATCTTTCACAGTGAGGTGGAGGCCCTGGCCCCTCACATCTCAGCCAGCGACGACAAG gactcTGCCAGTGCCCTCCAGCTGAAGTACAACAAGCTCCTG gccaGTTCCAGTGCTCGACAGCGCCACCTGTTGAGCCTGCGTGACTACATGCAGCGCTGCACTAATGAGCTGTACTGGATGGACcagcaggcaggggagaggatCAACTATGACTGGAGCGATACTAACCTGGACTACCCTGCACGTCACAGACAGTATgag AACTTCATCAGTAAGTGTCTGGAGTCCAAGGAGGCCACTGTCACCAAGCTGAATGATGATGGAGATAAACTCATCGCTGCCAACCATCCTGGCAAGAATGTTattgag GCTCATATGGAGGCTGTGCATGCAGACTGGAAGGAGTACCTGAACCTGCTCATCTGTGAGGAGAACCACCTGAAACACATGGACGAGTACCACAAG TTCCACAAAGAGGCCCGGGACACCCAGGACCTTCTGAAGAGGATGGACAAAGAGGTGGACCAGAAGTACAAACCAGAGTTCAAGGACATGTACCAGATGGAGAGCCTCATCAGAGACCTGGAT gaCCAGGCGAAGGCCATGGACCACTTTGATGAGCGTGTGAAGGCTCTGGAGAAGCGCAGTCTACAGGTTCTCCCCCTCCAGTTCCGCAGGAACACCCCTCAGAAGCTGCTCCCCGTCGAGGCGCTGTGTGAGTTCGACACTGACGAG GGTCAGATCCTGCGTGGAGAGAGGTACACCCTCCTGAGTAACAAGGGGCCCAAGTGGGAGGTGAAGGACGCGGCCGGGCGTAAACTGACGGCTCCGGGGGCCTGCTTCATGGTCCCCCCCACAGACCCAGAGTCTGTCGCCGTCTCCAACAG TCTGGCCGGCCAGCAGAAGGGTATTAAGATGAAGGTGTCTGGCAGTAAGACCACCCTGGTCAAACGCCTGGAGGAACTGAAGAAAGACGGCTCTGCTGGCTCTG ACAAGGAGGAGCAGCAGTGTCGCCAGCTGATGGCCGGTCTGGACAAGGTGACCAGTGACCTGGACAAACAGGAGAAGGCCATCTACTCTAGAGTACGTCCCCCTCTGGAGCAGACCAGGCCTCTGCAGGACAGCGCTGACCGTCTGCAGGATGTCAAG GACATTGCGGCCGTGGTTCGTAAGATCGAGCCGGAGAAGTCGTCCAAGGTGAGGGAGGCTGAGACgttcctgacctctaaccctaaatGTGCCAGCGCCCCTCAGCTGAACGGCAAGGTGAACGAGGCCAACAACAAATACGACAAGATCAACCTGCTGCTCAAGTGCTCCGAGGACAA GCTTCAGAATTCCAACCGCCTGGAGAACTCCCTTCAAAACGGGAAATCTTTATTGTCCAGCTACGAGAACAAGCTGGCCAGGGAGGAAGTGGCCCCAGCAGACATCTCATCTCTGGAGAAGACACAGCGTCAACTGGCT GATATTGCATCAGAGCTGAAGACCAAGAGGTCCGCGGTGACGGAGACGGAGGCTAACCTGCGTGCGGCCAAAGGCAGCTGTGACACCATGGCAACCAAGCTGCAGGAGCACTGCCCCGACATCGAGAGGCAGGAGGGAGAGGTCCGGAGACTTAACAAACGCTACGACAACCTCAACAGGCAGATCGACACCAG AACTCAGAGCCTGCAGAGGGCTAAGACGTCGTACAGTAACTACCGCAGTGACTACGACAACCTGAACAACTGGCTGTCCCGCGTGCCAAACTATGAGCCAACTGAGAAAGACAACCTCAGTCAGGTGGAAACCAAGCTGGAAAACCAGAAG AACCTGCTCTCCGACATTAAAAAGAAGGAGTCTGAGTTGAACAACGTATCGAAAAATGCCCAACTTTACCAGCAGGCCGTCAAG GACTATGAGAATGATACTGAGAAGTTCAAGTCTATTCTGGACCTTGAAGACGGGCTGGTCCCGCAGACCTACAAGAGAAGCAGACTGGAGTCCCCTGCACTCAGGGTCAAGGAAGAG GAATCTGCCATTGAAGCTAAATTCACCGAAGTGAATGCAGTTAACAAGCAAAGGATGGCGAATCTGCAGTTTGCGCAAGGACTAATGAATCAG caatcAGACGTGATCGTCAGCAACAATGTCCAACAAGTCAGATCTGCTGCTCCAGGAGAAGAATCCTGGAGGATCGAGAGTCAACTGAAAGACGAGATTCAGAGGAGGGAGCAGCTGGAGAAGGATCTAGAGAAAATCCAGACGGACATCTACATGTTGGAGGGCCAGAAGCCGGAGGACACGGTCGTCAAGAAGGAGATCATCAAGAAGGTTCCGGATCCGACTCTGGTCGACGAGGTCCACAATGTCCGTCAGAAACTGTCAGACGAAACCCGGGTCACCCGGGCCATGGACAACGAGCTGGAGGCGCTGAGGCTGAAGCTGCGCGGCATCGAAACAGAGATCAAAGAAGGAGCACAGCAGTACACCGTGAAGGAGGTGCTGCGTATCGAGAGGGACCgcggacaggaggaggaggtgaggaggctCAGGGAGGAGCTGGAAGaactgaggaggaggaagaccatCAAGGACAACGAGGTGATCCAGATCACCAAGCAGGTGACGCTCCTGGCACAGCAGAAGTCCAAGGAGCAGGAAGTGATCACAGAGGAGGAGGTGATTAAAGTGCAGAACGACCCGCAACTGGAGAACGAGTACCGCATCCTCTTGGACAGGAAGCAGAAGGAGCAGGAGGGCAGGAAGCAACTGGAGGACGAGCTGCGCTTCCTCCAGGACAAGCTCCGCAGGCTGGAGAAGGAGAAGTCCATGGCCGAGGAGAAGATCTCCATCAAGGAGGTGCTGAAGGTGGAGAAGGATATCGCCTttgagagggaggtagagaatcTCAGGATGCAACATGAGGATGAGAAGGCCAAGCACCGGTCTTCCCAAAGGGAGCGCGCCGACCTCCAGAGGAAGATCTCCAGCCTAGAGGAGGAAAAGTCAAGGGTCATAGTTcaggagaaggtgagggagatCGTCAGGCCTGACCCCAAGGCTGAGGCTGAAGTGGCCAACCTACGCATGGAACTGGTGGAACACCAGAGGAGGTACAGAGACGCCGACCAGCAGCTAAAGTCCCACCAGGACGAGCTGAAGATGCTGAGGAACAGAGGTCCACAGATCGAGATCAAGGAGATCATCAAGGAAGTCATCAAGTACAAGACGGACCCGCAGACCGAGAGGGAGCTGGAGAAACTCCGCAATGAGATTGTGGACAAGACGTACCAGACGGAGAAGTCAGAGATGGAGATCAGGCAGCTGAGGGACGAGATTCAGAGGTGGAAGGACACCAAGCCACAGGTGCAAATTAAAGAGGTGGTTAACGAGGTGCTGGAGTACAAAGAAAACCCCAAGACCAAGGAGGAGATTGAGATCCTGAAGAGGAAGCTGGCGGACGAGCAGAAGAAACGCCTGGACCTGGAGAGGGAGCGATCAGCTAATGAGGAGAAGATCCGGCTAAGGAAGATCGACCTGTCCCAGGTCAGGGAGAAGGTTGTCCAGCAGGAGGTGGTTAAGATGGAGGAGGACCCATTACTGAGGTCAGAGTGCAGCACCTTCACACAGAGCATCAACAATgaacagaggcagagggagacccTGAAAGAGGAGCTCTTCCAACTTCAGAGGCAGAAGGCCAACCTGGACGCACAGCTGGAGGAGCTGGAGCGAGAACGCCGAGCTCGGCGCGATGCAGAGCTGGAGATCCAGAGGCTGAGGGTCAGGTTGAACGAGATGGAGGTCAGGGAcaaggagaacagggagagggtcACAGTGAAACAGATGGTGGTTCTCCAGCAGGACCCCCAGCAAGAGAAAGAGCACTCCATCCTCAAGCtgcaggtggaggaggagagacacaagCGCACCCTGCTGGAGAAGGAGCTGAACGTCCTGCTCGAGCAGCAGGTCACCCTGGAGAGgatggtggtgaaggagaaggTTGTGCGCACCGAGACCATCCAGGTAGAGAAAGACCCGGAGGCTGAGCTGGAGATCGAGAAGATGACGAGGACGctggaacaggagaagaggaggaggctcGAGCTGGACCAGGAGCTGGGCAGCCTCAAGTCCCGCCTGTCCGACATGGAGTTCACCAACACCAAGTCGTCCAAGGAGCTGGACTACATCCGTGACGAGAGCAGTCGCCTCCAGCAGGAGAACCAGAGGCTACAGAATGACATCCGCAGGCTGCAGTCCGAGATCCAGATCACCTCCACGGAGACCCGGAGCATCTCCAACTCGGCCCCCATGGAGAGCGGGAAGAACCTAGAGCTGAGGCTGGACTCACTGCAGAGGGAGCTGGCCGAACTGAAGGCCATCACCAGCCAGAAGGATGAGGAGATCGAGAAGCTACAGAAGAGCCTGTCGGCCATCCAGATcaagagggagcagagggagagccaCCTGAGGAGATCCATTGTGGTCATCGACCCCGACTCGGGTAAGGAGATGAGGCcagaggaggcctacaaactggGGCTGATCGACTGGAAGATGTTTGTGAACCTCCAGAGCCAGGAGTGCGACTGGGAGGAGATCAGTGTCAAGGGCCCCAAGGGGGAGTCCTCTGTTCTCCACGACAGGAAGTCTGGGAAGAAGTTCTCCATTGAAGACGCCCTGAGGGCTGGGAACATCACCAACCGCCAGCTGCAGCAGTACCATGACAAGGAGATCACCATCCAGGAGTTTGGAGTCATGGTGTCGGGAAAGACCAAGTGA
- the ppl gene encoding periplakin isoform X4, translating to MDEYHKFHKEARDTQDLLKRMDKEVDQKYKPEFKDMYQMESLIRDLDDQAKAMDHFDERVKALEKRSLQVLPLQFRRNTPQKLLPVEALCEFDTDEGQILRGERYTLLSNKGPKWEVKDAAGRKLTAPGACFMVPPTDPESVAVSNSLAGQQKGIKMKVSGSKTTLVKRLEELKKDGSAGSDKEEQQCRQLMAGLDKVTSDLDKQEKAIYSRVRPPLEQTRPLQDSADRLQDVKDIAAVVRKIEPEKSSKVREAETFLTSNPKCASAPQLNGKVNEANNKYDKINLLLKCSEDKLQNSNRLENSLQNGKSLLSSYENKLAREEVAPADISSLEKTQRQLADIASELKTKRSAVTETEANLRAAKGSCDTMATKLQEHCPDIERQEGEVRRLNKRYDNLNRQIDTRTQSLQRAKTSYSNYRSDYDNLNNWLSRVPNYEPTEKDNLSQVETKLENQKNLLSDIKKKESELNNVSKNAQLYQQAVKDYENDTEKFKSILDLEDGLVPQTYKRSRLESPALRVKEEESAIEAKFTEVNAVNKQRMANLQFAQGLMNQQSDVIVSNNVQQVRSAAPGEESWRIESQLKDEIQRREQLEKDLEKIQTDIYMLEGQKPEDTVVKKEIIKKVPDPTLVDEVHNVRQKLSDETRVTRAMDNELEALRLKLRGIETEIKEGAQQYTVKEVLRIERDRGQEEEVRRLREELEELRRRKTIKDNEVIQITKQVTLLAQQKSKEQEVITEEEVIKVQNDPQLENEYRILLDRKQKEQEGRKQLEDELRFLQDKLRRLEKEKSMAEEKISIKEVLKVEKDIAFEREVENLRMQHEDEKAKHRSSQRERADLQRKISSLEEEKSRVIVQEKVREIVRPDPKAEAEVANLRMELVEHQRRYRDADQQLKSHQDELKMLRNRGPQIEIKEIIKEVIKYKTDPQTERELEKLRNEIVDKTYQTEKSEMEIRQLRDEIQRWKDTKPQVQIKEVVNEVLEYKENPKTKEEIEILKRKLADEQKKRLDLERERSANEEKIRLRKIDLSQVREKVVQQEVVKMEEDPLLRSECSTFTQSINNEQRQRETLKEELFQLQRQKANLDAQLEELERERRARRDAELEIQRLRVRLNEMEVRDKENRERVTVKQMVVLQQDPQQEKEHSILKLQVEEERHKRTLLEKELNVLLEQQVTLERMVVKEKVVRTETIQVEKDPEAELEIEKMTRTLEQEKRRRLELDQELGSLKSRLSDMEFTNTKSSKELDYIRDESSRLQQENQRLQNDIRRLQSEIQITSTETRSISNSAPMESGKNLELRLDSLQRELAELKAITSQKDEEIEKLQKSLSAIQIKREQRESHLRRSIVVIDPDSGKEMRPEEAYKLGLIDWKMFVNLQSQECDWEEISVKGPKGESSVLHDRKSGKKFSIEDALRAGNITNRQLQQYHDKEITIQEFGVMVSGKTK from the exons ATGGACGAGTACCACAAG TTCCACAAAGAGGCCCGGGACACCCAGGACCTTCTGAAGAGGATGGACAAAGAGGTGGACCAGAAGTACAAACCAGAGTTCAAGGACATGTACCAGATGGAGAGCCTCATCAGAGACCTGGAT gaCCAGGCGAAGGCCATGGACCACTTTGATGAGCGTGTGAAGGCTCTGGAGAAGCGCAGTCTACAGGTTCTCCCCCTCCAGTTCCGCAGGAACACCCCTCAGAAGCTGCTCCCCGTCGAGGCGCTGTGTGAGTTCGACACTGACGAG GGTCAGATCCTGCGTGGAGAGAGGTACACCCTCCTGAGTAACAAGGGGCCCAAGTGGGAGGTGAAGGACGCGGCCGGGCGTAAACTGACGGCTCCGGGGGCCTGCTTCATGGTCCCCCCCACAGACCCAGAGTCTGTCGCCGTCTCCAACAG TCTGGCCGGCCAGCAGAAGGGTATTAAGATGAAGGTGTCTGGCAGTAAGACCACCCTGGTCAAACGCCTGGAGGAACTGAAGAAAGACGGCTCTGCTGGCTCTG ACAAGGAGGAGCAGCAGTGTCGCCAGCTGATGGCCGGTCTGGACAAGGTGACCAGTGACCTGGACAAACAGGAGAAGGCCATCTACTCTAGAGTACGTCCCCCTCTGGAGCAGACCAGGCCTCTGCAGGACAGCGCTGACCGTCTGCAGGATGTCAAG GACATTGCGGCCGTGGTTCGTAAGATCGAGCCGGAGAAGTCGTCCAAGGTGAGGGAGGCTGAGACgttcctgacctctaaccctaaatGTGCCAGCGCCCCTCAGCTGAACGGCAAGGTGAACGAGGCCAACAACAAATACGACAAGATCAACCTGCTGCTCAAGTGCTCCGAGGACAA GCTTCAGAATTCCAACCGCCTGGAGAACTCCCTTCAAAACGGGAAATCTTTATTGTCCAGCTACGAGAACAAGCTGGCCAGGGAGGAAGTGGCCCCAGCAGACATCTCATCTCTGGAGAAGACACAGCGTCAACTGGCT GATATTGCATCAGAGCTGAAGACCAAGAGGTCCGCGGTGACGGAGACGGAGGCTAACCTGCGTGCGGCCAAAGGCAGCTGTGACACCATGGCAACCAAGCTGCAGGAGCACTGCCCCGACATCGAGAGGCAGGAGGGAGAGGTCCGGAGACTTAACAAACGCTACGACAACCTCAACAGGCAGATCGACACCAG AACTCAGAGCCTGCAGAGGGCTAAGACGTCGTACAGTAACTACCGCAGTGACTACGACAACCTGAACAACTGGCTGTCCCGCGTGCCAAACTATGAGCCAACTGAGAAAGACAACCTCAGTCAGGTGGAAACCAAGCTGGAAAACCAGAAG AACCTGCTCTCCGACATTAAAAAGAAGGAGTCTGAGTTGAACAACGTATCGAAAAATGCCCAACTTTACCAGCAGGCCGTCAAG GACTATGAGAATGATACTGAGAAGTTCAAGTCTATTCTGGACCTTGAAGACGGGCTGGTCCCGCAGACCTACAAGAGAAGCAGACTGGAGTCCCCTGCACTCAGGGTCAAGGAAGAG GAATCTGCCATTGAAGCTAAATTCACCGAAGTGAATGCAGTTAACAAGCAAAGGATGGCGAATCTGCAGTTTGCGCAAGGACTAATGAATCAG caatcAGACGTGATCGTCAGCAACAATGTCCAACAAGTCAGATCTGCTGCTCCAGGAGAAGAATCCTGGAGGATCGAGAGTCAACTGAAAGACGAGATTCAGAGGAGGGAGCAGCTGGAGAAGGATCTAGAGAAAATCCAGACGGACATCTACATGTTGGAGGGCCAGAAGCCGGAGGACACGGTCGTCAAGAAGGAGATCATCAAGAAGGTTCCGGATCCGACTCTGGTCGACGAGGTCCACAATGTCCGTCAGAAACTGTCAGACGAAACCCGGGTCACCCGGGCCATGGACAACGAGCTGGAGGCGCTGAGGCTGAAGCTGCGCGGCATCGAAACAGAGATCAAAGAAGGAGCACAGCAGTACACCGTGAAGGAGGTGCTGCGTATCGAGAGGGACCgcggacaggaggaggaggtgaggaggctCAGGGAGGAGCTGGAAGaactgaggaggaggaagaccatCAAGGACAACGAGGTGATCCAGATCACCAAGCAGGTGACGCTCCTGGCACAGCAGAAGTCCAAGGAGCAGGAAGTGATCACAGAGGAGGAGGTGATTAAAGTGCAGAACGACCCGCAACTGGAGAACGAGTACCGCATCCTCTTGGACAGGAAGCAGAAGGAGCAGGAGGGCAGGAAGCAACTGGAGGACGAGCTGCGCTTCCTCCAGGACAAGCTCCGCAGGCTGGAGAAGGAGAAGTCCATGGCCGAGGAGAAGATCTCCATCAAGGAGGTGCTGAAGGTGGAGAAGGATATCGCCTttgagagggaggtagagaatcTCAGGATGCAACATGAGGATGAGAAGGCCAAGCACCGGTCTTCCCAAAGGGAGCGCGCCGACCTCCAGAGGAAGATCTCCAGCCTAGAGGAGGAAAAGTCAAGGGTCATAGTTcaggagaaggtgagggagatCGTCAGGCCTGACCCCAAGGCTGAGGCTGAAGTGGCCAACCTACGCATGGAACTGGTGGAACACCAGAGGAGGTACAGAGACGCCGACCAGCAGCTAAAGTCCCACCAGGACGAGCTGAAGATGCTGAGGAACAGAGGTCCACAGATCGAGATCAAGGAGATCATCAAGGAAGTCATCAAGTACAAGACGGACCCGCAGACCGAGAGGGAGCTGGAGAAACTCCGCAATGAGATTGTGGACAAGACGTACCAGACGGAGAAGTCAGAGATGGAGATCAGGCAGCTGAGGGACGAGATTCAGAGGTGGAAGGACACCAAGCCACAGGTGCAAATTAAAGAGGTGGTTAACGAGGTGCTGGAGTACAAAGAAAACCCCAAGACCAAGGAGGAGATTGAGATCCTGAAGAGGAAGCTGGCGGACGAGCAGAAGAAACGCCTGGACCTGGAGAGGGAGCGATCAGCTAATGAGGAGAAGATCCGGCTAAGGAAGATCGACCTGTCCCAGGTCAGGGAGAAGGTTGTCCAGCAGGAGGTGGTTAAGATGGAGGAGGACCCATTACTGAGGTCAGAGTGCAGCACCTTCACACAGAGCATCAACAATgaacagaggcagagggagacccTGAAAGAGGAGCTCTTCCAACTTCAGAGGCAGAAGGCCAACCTGGACGCACAGCTGGAGGAGCTGGAGCGAGAACGCCGAGCTCGGCGCGATGCAGAGCTGGAGATCCAGAGGCTGAGGGTCAGGTTGAACGAGATGGAGGTCAGGGAcaaggagaacagggagagggtcACAGTGAAACAGATGGTGGTTCTCCAGCAGGACCCCCAGCAAGAGAAAGAGCACTCCATCCTCAAGCtgcaggtggaggaggagagacacaagCGCACCCTGCTGGAGAAGGAGCTGAACGTCCTGCTCGAGCAGCAGGTCACCCTGGAGAGgatggtggtgaaggagaaggTTGTGCGCACCGAGACCATCCAGGTAGAGAAAGACCCGGAGGCTGAGCTGGAGATCGAGAAGATGACGAGGACGctggaacaggagaagaggaggaggctcGAGCTGGACCAGGAGCTGGGCAGCCTCAAGTCCCGCCTGTCCGACATGGAGTTCACCAACACCAAGTCGTCCAAGGAGCTGGACTACATCCGTGACGAGAGCAGTCGCCTCCAGCAGGAGAACCAGAGGCTACAGAATGACATCCGCAGGCTGCAGTCCGAGATCCAGATCACCTCCACGGAGACCCGGAGCATCTCCAACTCGGCCCCCATGGAGAGCGGGAAGAACCTAGAGCTGAGGCTGGACTCACTGCAGAGGGAGCTGGCCGAACTGAAGGCCATCACCAGCCAGAAGGATGAGGAGATCGAGAAGCTACAGAAGAGCCTGTCGGCCATCCAGATcaagagggagcagagggagagccaCCTGAGGAGATCCATTGTGGTCATCGACCCCGACTCGGGTAAGGAGATGAGGCcagaggaggcctacaaactggGGCTGATCGACTGGAAGATGTTTGTGAACCTCCAGAGCCAGGAGTGCGACTGGGAGGAGATCAGTGTCAAGGGCCCCAAGGGGGAGTCCTCTGTTCTCCACGACAGGAAGTCTGGGAAGAAGTTCTCCATTGAAGACGCCCTGAGGGCTGGGAACATCACCAACCGCCAGCTGCAGCAGTACCATGACAAGGAGATCACCATCCAGGAGTTTGGAGTCATGGTGTCGGGAAAGACCAAGTGA